A stretch of DNA from Cryptomeria japonica chromosome 4, Sugi_1.0, whole genome shotgun sequence:
TTGGTCTGCTCTGGTTTTTACTAGTAAGAAGGTGTTTTAAAAAGTCAATATGTAGATATACTATAGTTTGAAAGGGAAAAGATGATTTAGTTTTTTTTTGGCTTTACCTAATCAGAACATTAAAATTTGATTTGTCTAACTATGGTGCGGGCCAAAAGAAAGATCTAAAAtagaaatattataatattataaaacgGTTGAAAGGGTCTAACTAACAAAGGATGGGGAAGGTTGTGAAAGTAAGGATATCTGAGAATCTAAGGGAGAGGCCTAATGGTAGTGTCGGGTTCTATACTTGGAATAGTAGTTGGGTACAATTAGTGAGGCAAATTAGACTATTAGTAGAGCACAACCATAGGGTCCTCTCTTTAAGTTGAATAAAAATAAGTTTTTGTTTTAACTGAATGATGGACAAAAAAAGAGTAAAGAACAAAGTAGTTTGGAGAAGTTGAACCTgaattttttacttttattttcaaactactaaacttttaACTTTATTTTCTGTTTATGAAAAAATTGGTAAATGGTATTTAGtattttaaattgaaaatattttattttatatatatataattctaataATGATAAATTAAAGGCAAATATGATATTGAATAGAATTAGAGCATGCAATATTAATATGTTTCCATTATGTTTTGAATTAGagatgttttattaaaaatatGTTTGAGTTTTGAGGAAGATTGGCTTAAggaaaggaaataattaaatgaaataaaggaAATATGAAGAATATATCAAAGATGGATGTTAGGATTTTTATTAGATTATTTTTTTATGTAGTGGTTTACAAATATGATGTGGTAGGATATGTgaattagaaattgaatttaataaaaTGAGAAAATGTGTAGATAAATTCTTATTAGCTGAAATGACTTAAAAAATTAAATCAAGGTAAATATTAGatcaattatttttaaaaatctaaataaaaattaatgattaaaaaaaaaagtagaTGTGAAAGATTTATTGACAGCCATCTTTTCTATTTAGTAGGGAATAGATGATTTTACCCAATTTATGATGAAAGTCATATTTAATAAAACTAATTACCATTTTCAGTATGTATAAATTCAATATGATAAATTAATTTAATGTTCAAACTTAAATAGTTTCTATCCAATTTTGTGATATGTTAATGGAGATATAAGTATGAAAAAAACTATGGGAGATATGAGTATGAAAAAATCTATTTAGAAAAGAAATATTATTATTTAGGTGTTAGGAGATATTATTTTTGAAAGTAAGGAGTTCATGaagaaaaattgaattgcatatttcaatgaattcatttggctttattaataaaacaaaaaataaaaatatttatgaatATCTTATGTATTTTACAGATTCATTCAATTAAGACTCATCACTTGATCTTCTTCTCACTAACATGTTCATTgtcatttcatatttttcattaaaCTTAAATGTGATATttgatattatatatttatttttaaattatcttcaaacaagtCTGAATATTTCTAATCCTACATTTTCTatattgatgatgattatcatttatattaaaaataagaaGTGAGAAAATATTGTTTACtagaattgaaaaaaatatatttatattttaattaaatatctagtCACAAATTTAAACTTTATGAAAGTAAAACCATTTGATAAATAAGCCTAGTCTTTTCTTATGCTCATTCaacaatgaaaattatttgaacttAAAAAATGGTACTAGCAAATAAAAACAAATGAAATGGATCAATCTCTTGTTAATGTAAATTGACAAGTTCTTATGAAGTAATCCAAACAAACCATCTTTTCTGCACACAACTAAACAAAAAATATGTATGATTGTATCAGGGAATGTGGAGGTGAACGGTTTTGTATGCAAGGACCCAAAGACAGTAGAGGCATCAGATTTCCTGTTTAGAGGACTACTCAATCCACTGTCAACAGCCGGTGGCCTTGGCTTCAATGTCATTGCAGGTCATGTAGATAATTTCCCAGCCGTAAACACACTGGGCATATCACTGAACCGTGGAGAATTTGCCCCTGGTGGTTTGAATCCCCCACATATTCATCCTCGTGCCACTGAGATCATATTTGTATTGGAGGGCACTGTTTTGGCCGGTTTTGTCACCACAAATAATAAGTTGTTCTCAAAACAGTTGGAGAAGGGAGATGTGTATGTGATACCAAAGGGCTTGGTGCATTTTCAGCAGAACGTTGGGAAAACACAGGCTACTACAATTTCTGCACTTAGCAGCCAGCTGCCTGGAGTTCAACTGGTTGCATCTGCTCTCTTTGGAGCCAATCCCCCTATTCCTCAAGCTGTGTTGGCTAAGGCATTTAACATCAATGACCAACAGCTCGTGGAATTGTTGCCTAATAAAAGCTCTTCAAATGCACCTGCACCTGCACCTGGAGCTTCACATACACCTATTATAAGCTATTAATCAGAGATGTTATATATTTTCAAGGCATTCCATGACCAATCATCTCATCAATATCAAAGGAGCAAAGCCCTGAAACAATCTGTTATTGTATTTCCTGTTTTCTGCTCAGTTATATCATAAGTCTTCCTTGTAAACAATCCATGGAGTCCCATTTGGTTCGTTGTCATTGGCTTCTGGTAATGTTTTGGGAATTGAAGTTTTGATGATATCAGTTTTCCACAATCTATTATGTTTCTTGTTACTGTTTTTTATTTTGATTGTGTTTGTGTTTTTGTATCAACATTTctaatcacactctgtgattcatctgGATGACAGAGAGCTCAAGGAGTAGAAAAATCAGAGTGTGATTCTAAATGTTGATCtgtaaaaacacaaaataatcaaatctaaaaacaagaacaagaaattgaaattttgttttgtatgtgttttcttCACATTCTTGTGTGCAAGTAATTTTTAAATAAAGGAACATACATTGTGCAAGTATTTCTGGAAAGGAAAGTTATATGTTTTAACgtataaatctattttttcttAGATTTGTGAAGGCATAATTATGTTTTCAGTTAAGAAAAATTTGGACTagtaattttgaccaaatatttttaataaaaaatattcattattaataaaatacaattaaaattattgattactagtatatttatattttttttaaatatacgaTATCACATAATACAAGTGACAGTGATTCAATTTTATTAAGAGTAATAAAATAGATACTTATAAAGAAACTAAAACGTGCATGTATTTACttgtcatctacacatcaaatttattcaaaatcatttttttgtttacggatatttgtatgtcattgtagatgcctctagaCATAATTAAATTATTTGATATTTCAATAAAACAATATTAATAAATACCATCAAATTctataaatatgaatatatttactcttactcttctttgttgtcttatTGGCTGTTTGTAAATAAGTTTGCTTTCATAATCAAAACATATTTACTCTTAAACAATTAACATGATAACTATAataattttttgtatatttaaattttatatattttatttattaaagtattatattctatttaatcaaatttaatatctTTTAATTTAATAGTTTTAAAAAGTTTGCAatctttaaattattttttcacttTAAATTAAACTTAATGGTTTCAAACAACATTGAAAATATCTTATGAAATATATTACTTGGACATATCTTAGGAATAAGATTTGTACTTAGTCAAGTTCTTGCCAAGACTATAAGGATGGTTTTGGTATCACTTGCAACCTTGTGCTAATTACTAGTGGCATATTTTGTCTAGCTTCTTTATAATCCTGCACttataaggaaaaaaatcttttgtCTCTATTCCTCAAAATGCAAGTTAATGGTTCTATTGTATCATGGAAAATGAATTAACCATGTAACAAGATGCAACAAAATAGATTTTAGTAATTACATATTTATGCTCAAAAAAATTATCATAACTTGAGTCTTGGTAACATTTTAGATTATGTTTTTTGGGTCTCCTCTAAGAGTTCTAGGATAAGGAGATCATTGTTGGGATCGCCAACTCTTTTGGTCAATATCTCTCCATCAATGTTGTTACTAAAAGAAAGACTAGGGTAGTCTTTTCTCATTTATGTCTTACCATTGAACCTCACAAGATTCTATCAAAGTTGGTATTGTGTTTAATTAATGATTGAGCTcaaataccatgttgaattttcaaagctctgatactatgttgaattttgcaacacaagcctacaagatcaaacagaaaacaagaacaccttccacaaacaagaGTTAAACAAATGAATtctatattactcaaaagaaaagaatacaGAAAGAATTATagttgtacaatgaggtgcttataaagaaagcacagaGCTagatttaggagaactaaagttcaagcatgaggagctaaataaagctcaaatcTAAATAAAGCTAAATGCACAAAAGCTAAATTAGAAGCAagaactcctaagtgaacttaagaaaaagagaataactagttgtaaaaaagcaactaatggctaaatatgctctaacatgTTGTTGGAATCACATTTCGAGTCATGAATCCaagtattaaaattttaaaattctacTCCATTTTATCAAAACTATACATCAATAGATCACCTCAGTGATACTTTCCCCAAAATTGGTTAACATAGGGGTTTGGACCCTCCCCTTCTCCTGAAAGGAAAAAAAATTCTAGCTAATCTAGTGGCTTCTAGAGATCCTAAACTCGCATGGTACTAGTGTGGATTTAGACTTAGTTCTCCCTCTTGGAGAGGTGGTGGCAGATGGCTCACTTCCCCCATGGTTAAAATTGTTCCTATGGATTCCTTTTCATCCCCCTTGGTGTTGGGGATTTGGCCTTAAATATGTCTCCTCTTGCCTTTCAATCTTCGGAAGCTCTTCCTCTGCATCCCCCCACTAGACATTCAAATGTGCTATCTTATCCTTCTACTTTCACCCCAATCAAGGTGATTTCTTTGTTTCTCTATGGTAAATCAAAAAAGTATAGCTATCTTAGGTCCTTGGTCCCTCTTTTTGATGACCCCTTCCCCCCACCTTCTTCTTTGCTATAAGTGGTGGTGGACCTCATTCCTTCTAGGCCTTTCTTGGATGTCCCAATTTAGGCTCATCCTAGAGTGTTCCTTTCTAAAATGGATCCTATCTTTGCTGAGATTATCCATCCTTATTCTCCTCTAGAAAGTTCTACTATCCCCCTATTCATCATTTCCCTTCCAAGCATTCATACTCTCTCAAGATTTTGAGGAAGGCAACTATTGTGGGCAATGATTTGAAACTAGACCACAAATCAACCAAAGATACCTGAATATATAATGTAGCAAGAGATGTGGCCAATTAAAGCTAGAGCACCTTGGAACATCCCTACTCTCGGCGATCTTAAACATGAATATCCTCTCTTTGAATATCAAGAGCTTAAGTGGGCCCCAAAAGCATAATATAGTCAAAATCTCATAAAAGAGATGAAAATTAACATTCTTCtcctccaagaaaccaaaatgagtgtTGATGCCTTTGTTAAAGTGGAAAAATATATGTAGCCTTTCTCTAATTTGATAGTTGTTGATATTGATGAGGCATCTGGGGGCTTAGCTACATTATGGAAACCTAATAATTTGACAAGTATTCTCAACTCTCAAGACAAACACTTCCTTAGCATCCTTCTATGTGATATGGCCAATAGAATGGAGTGTGTGCTCTCCAAAATCTATGCCCCCAATAATCAAGCTTTGAGGAGGGGTCTTTTATCTTCTCCTCTAAGCCTCGGGCTTTGAGGAGGGGTCTTTGGTCTTATCTTCTAGGATGCCAATTTGATGCTCATGGGAGACTATAATTCTCAAGCCTCTACCCCTTATTGGGGGGCTTATAAAGTTTTTAGACAATGTGCAATATCTCCATCACCTCTTGAATCAAATAGGTTTAGTTGACCTTGAATTAGAAGTGAGAAACTTCATGTGATCCAACAAGAGAATGGGGTACAGCATCATCCAGGTTTGTCTTGGCCAATGTCTTATCTATTCTTCTTGGAATCTTATTAATCAAGATCATCTTTCCTCACTAATTCATTTTGGcttagatcatttcccaatcatcCTCAATTGGCTTCAAGTCCATCCCTTTATCAGGTATCTCTTAATATTTGAATTAATGTGGACCTATCACCCTAATATTGAGAGTAATCTAACTCATTGATAGGCTTCTAAGATACAAGGTATAACCATGTTTTTGGATTTGACTATGTTTgtgttttttcatcaacatttGTAATCACATTTTGTGATTCATCAAGATGATAGAGAGCCCAAGGAGTAGAAAAAATAACTGAGTGTGATttaaaatattgatgcaaaaacaCAAACACGATAAAATTTAGAAGcaacaacaagaaattgaatttttgttttgtctttgttttcttcacATTCATGTgtgtaaataaattaaatgaggtaACTTACATTGCACAAGTATTTctagaaagaaaaaatatatattttaatgtgtaAAGTCATCTTAGATTTGTGAAGCAtaattatgttttcttttaagagaGATTTGGACTAGTACTTTTTTACCAagtatttttaataataaatatgtgttattcataaaatataatttaaatttgtcgatcattaaattatttaatatttagtaaaacaattttaataaatatcatcaaatttataaatatgaatatatttaCTCTTACTCCTCTATATTGTCTTAATGGTTGTTTTGTAAACAGGTTCGCTTTTATAACCAAAACATGTTTACTCTTAAACATTTAACTAGATAACTCTAATAactttttatataatttatttgtaaAAGTGTTATTTTCAATTTAATCAAATTTGTTATCTTTTAATTTACTAATTTTAAAAAGTTTACAatctttaaattattttgtttcACTCTAAATTAAACTTAATGGTTTCAAACAAGATTGAATATACCATATAAATAAGTTAAGTTGTGTTATAAAATATATTACTCTAACATATCTTATAAATAAGAGTTGTACTTTAGTCAAGTTCTTGTCAAAACATTAAGTATGGTTTTGGTATCACTAAGAACCATGTGTTAATTattgacatgacatattttgtcaAGCTTTTACATAATCTTGCACCTATAagacaaaaaaaaatctattttatcTAGTCTTCATAATGCAATTCCATGGTTCTATTGtatcatgcaaaatgaattaacCATGTAATAAGATGCAACAAAATAGATTTTAATAATCACATAAATATGCTCAAAAATTTTATCATATCATGCAAAATAAATTAACCATGTAATAGGATGCAACAAAATAGATTTTAATAATCACATAAGTATTCTCAAAAAAATTGTCATAACTTGAGTCTTCTCACTGTTCTTTTTGGATtcgattatatttatattttttgcaTCCAGAAAGAACAGCGAGAAGcataatggattgtggaaaactgattACTTCACCTTGAGTCTTGGTAACATTTTAGATTATGTCTCTCAAGTTTCCCCTTGGAGTTCTAAGTTAAGATAATCACTAGGATCGCCAACTCTTTTGGTCAATAACTCTCCATCGATGTTTTTACTAAAGAAAGGACTAGGTTGGAATTTTCTCATTTCTGTGTTAGCATTGAACCTCACAAGATATTGTCATTGTAGATAATGTTGGAATCACATTTACGGTCATAGACCCAACTGTTATAATTTGAAAATTCTACTCTATTCTATCATAACTATTCTTCAGTAGGTCAACTCGGTGATTCTTTtcctaaaattggttatcatcaggctctccctccctctctcttgaAAGGAAAAGgcttgctatctaccctagtggaTTATAAAGATCTTAAATTATCTAGAATTGGTGTGGATTTAACCTCAATTCTCTCTCCTAAAGAGGTGGTGGCAAATGGTTCCATTCTCGCCTTAGTTAACACTGTTCCCATGGATTCCTTTGCATCCCCCCTTGTGTTGGTGATTTGGCCTCTAATATTTCTCCTCTTGCCTTCTAGTCTTTTATTCTTGAATCTCTCACTCTGCATCCCTCCATTGGTTATTCAAACATGCTATATTCTCCTTTTTCTTTGACTCATGTCAAAGTGGTTTCATCAATTCTCTCTATTGAATCCTAAAAGTCTAGTTTTCCTAGGTCCTCAACCCCTCTCATTGATAACCCCTTTCCCCAACACTCTTATTTGTTAGAATTTGTGGTGGACCTCATTCCTTTTGGACCTTTGTTGGATGTCCCAGTTCAGGATCCTCCTAGAGTGGTCCTTTCTAAGGTGGGCCCTATCCTTGCTAATATTCTCCATCCTTATTATCCTCTATCAAGTTCTACAAGCCCCATATTTATTATTTCCCTTCCaaattttcctcctctctcaagaaTCTAAGGAGATAATTAATGTGGATAATGATTCAAAACCAAATAGCAATTCAACTAGAGACTCTAGATAGAAGAATGTAGTGAGAGATATGGCCAATAAAATCCAAACCACCCTAGAGAATCCTTTCTCTCAAAGATCTAAAAAAGGATTATCCTTTCTTAGAATATCAAGGGGTTAAATGACCCCACAAGTAGAATGTCATCAAAAATATTATAAAAGAGATGAACCTGACATTCTTCTCCTTAACCAAAATGAGTGTTTCAATGCCTTTGTTAAAGTACAAATATATATTTTGCCTTTCTCTAATTTTATGGTTGTTGATGCTAATGGGGCCTTTGGAGGCTTAGCTACATTATGTAAACCTAATAATTTGATCGGTGTTCTCAACTCTCAAGCCAAAAACTTGATTAACATCATTTTTTGTGATGTGGGTAGTAGAATGGAGTGGCTTCACTCCAGCATCTATTCCCCCAATAATCAAGCTTTGAGGAGAGGTCTTTGGTATTCTCTTGTAAGCCTAAGATTTACCTTCTAGGATGCCAATTGGATTCTCACGGGAGAATTTAATTCTCCCCTCTACCCCTCTAAGAAAATGGGATGCCTTACAAATTTTTCAAATAGCATGTAGGATCTAAATTACCTACTAAATCTAGAAGGCTTAGTTGACCTTGAATTAGACTTGGGATAAACATCATGTGATCCAACAAGAGAATGTGGGACAACCTCATCTAAATTTATCTCAAAATATGTCTTATCTCTTCTTCCTGGAATCTTATTAATCAAGGTCATCTTTCCTCATTAATTCATTTTGGCTCATATCATTGTCGAATCATCCTTAATCGACTTCAAGTTTAGCCCTTTGTTAggtatccctttagatttgaattAATGTGGACCTATCAACTTGATCTTGAGAGTTTTTTGGCTCATTTGTGGGATTTCAAATGAGATACATGGGACAACCATGTTTAGAATGGTTCATAAACTTAACAGAATCAAGAGATGGGTAATTGAGTAGAGCAAGCATTCTTTTGGCACCATTTTATCCCAAAAAAAGCTAATAAAAGAACAAATTCTATATATCCAAGATGAAATGGACCTAGTGGGGCTTCTCCTAAGCTTGCATTGAAAGAAAGAGTTCTCTTGAGTGATCTTCACAATCCAATGGAAAAAGAGGAATCTTTTTTGAAGCGAATATTTAGAATTCAAAGGATGAAATAAGGAGATAGGAACACtaaattatttcattaattttttcTAAGGAATAACAAGAGGTATAGGATCTATCTAAACTTATTGGGGTTGATGGCATGATCATTTCTCAAAATGTCAAGATCTGTAGGGAGACTATTAGATTCTTTAAGAATCTTCTCAACCATCCTTCCACTTCAGGTCCTATTTATCATCACTACTCTAAATAGACTTCTCTAGGTGATTACTAACTCCTTGTCTTAGTTAGATTTGGTGTCCCTCAAAAACTGATTTTATGATGATGGAGTAAAAATGGTGGTATTCTCTCTCAGCCCCTATAAAACCCCTAATCTTGGAAGGTTTCCCCTAGCTTTCTTTTAAAAGTATCAAAATACTGTGGGTTAGGATGTTATCTCACTGGCTAAATAATTCCATTCTTTAGGTAGGCTCCTAAGAGAAACTAATAACACTTTCATAGTCCTACAGGGGCTAATCAGATATCTAACTTCAAGCCTCTCAATATTTGTAGCACTTtgtataatatttttttcaaactcCTGGTCAATCATACTTGTAATGGAGGGAAATAGGGATTCACTAATTTAACTATGAAAACAAGGAATGAATCTATTTTACACAACACTTATGAAAGGGAGATTGGAATAAATAGTTGCACACCCTAAGGGGTGGTTTTTTTAATTTCAGATGGCTCCCTTTGTGAGGATTGAATTTGAtactaaaaatatgaaattttaatGCTAATCCAGGGCTACATATGGAAAACTAAAGTAATTTAATATAAAGAGGTAATTGCATATTATATATGAAGTTATAATCACATAGAAGAGACCACGAAGACAAATGAAACCTGTGACTGGAAGTTTGGCCTAAAAAATTGGGACAAAGTAGCTTCAAGCAAATTTATCCCCTAAATGTTAATGAAGATAAATTTTATTGATCTAGAATCAGAATATAGCTCAGAATCCACCCTAAAATTTTATGGTAAATTCATCAAACATTGTAGCTCCAGTTAAATCTATCCTCCACTTTTTGCACCTCCAAAAGCTAGATCTGATCATCTTTGTTTCTTATACCTTATTCTAGATTTATAGCTCTTGAACCTATCACCTCAACACAAAAAGAGAAGAGAGATGTTGGGAATAGGGCTTTGACTAAGTATTGAATCTTGGGTTTGAAATTAActcttgaaatgaattgaaatgtTGAAGTAAATGCTGAAAAAATATGCATCATATCTATTGTAGATGATTGTAGGTTGATGATAtaattctctttgaatgtgataacaagtgttgatgcaataacatgacataaaATAGcaaacatgaatgacctaatcataaAGGCATTATTTCATGATGATTGATGTAATTTGATGCTCCATGGTGTTTAGGTCTTGAATAATTCTTGAAGAATGAAATCTCGCCTTAATGCTTAGTGAATGCTTGGAGTGCTTCTGATGTTTGAAAAGAGATTGATCATTATGTGAAAATGAATTAGGATaattctcttatatagggttctcaatgtATTTTATTGATTAGGACAACCTCCATAGTCAAATTGAGATGTTGTGTCCTGAAACCAATAGGCAAGAAATGTGCACCGACCCATTCGAATTTGGGTCTTCTTTGGGAGGACAAATATGCTCTAGGTGCCACTATCTAGGACAATGGCACCTTAGGCATCATTGTCCACCCAAAAATAGGTGAACAAGCCAAAGATGGTGTGCACATAACCCAAGATAGAGGTTTTAACAACCATGTGAAAAAATGACATCATTTTTTAGGTAAAGGGCTAGAAATAGGCTTGGCTGAGAGAAAAAAAAGGGTCACACTAAGGTAGGGGCACAAAGGTGGTGTAAATTGTCTGGGATTAaaattatgatgctacatttagtatCCACTTTAGTGAGAGTGTGAGTCTATgtgcatactcatggtaaagtagaagaaagagagagatatagatataggagCATGATTACAAGGAGGTTAGACATCATTAAATTCAAGGTAACAATCCCCCAAGCTTACAATATTAACTCGCACAATCACATATAAGGACACACAAAATAAGGACAAAAACAAACGAAAGAcacaaagacaaacaaagataaAAGACACACAAAAGGGGTTAGTGCTgaaaacaaaggctccaagtcaactagttgaagagacacgtcaataatcaaaatgtctcaaccactaatttCATTATTGGAATGCTATTGAAAGAGAATAAGTGGTCACgtggaaagagaaagagcatgcatcgaTTGATGAACCATGATCTAACAACTAGCAAGGTATGTTATTATGTGGGTTCATGGGGAAGGATTAAGGAAACATGGATTACACAAGCtaccaagttgtgttatgctaggtgatccatgaaaacgTGGATTCTCATGGGACAAAAAGTTGTGTTATTTTGTGTGATCTATgctaaaagagaaaagaagagtcgAAACTTTCTatcaagctatgttatgctagttccactcatcctacaaatggaaaaggaagagtcaaatagtctagcaagatgtgttatgctagtcaaatcATCTTGCAAAATGGTGCCAAGTAAAGGTTTCTTATTGCAAGTTAAAAAACTATAAAGGTATTACTGGGACACCATAATAAGGATaaccaaaaaaaacatttttatttttattttttatttggtacCCTGGGTATCCCCGATCCCCACGGCCTCGACCCAATGGTTCCACTTAAGAGAGAGCTTGGGGGTGAGACTAGTCCCTAGGGGGTGAATCCATAGCCCACAAGTAGTCCCCTCTCTTAAGCCTGAGAGGACAGTCGAACCCGAGACCAATGGGAAGAAAACCTAGTACCCAGGCCAACTCACCTACTCATGCGGGCTATAACCAAACAAAGCATTATATGTAAGGAAACTCACAAAAtaaaaggataaccaagaaaagAATTGTCTACAATAAAATTATCAGCATGAATTGAAAAATGATTTGAAGCAAAGCATTTTCTACAAGGAAATCCAACatgaattgaaaaaggataaccaagcaaagaATTATATGCAAGTAAATTTGCAACATAAAAGAGGATAACCAAGCAAAGCattgtatgcaaggaaatccaTAATATTGTCTTAATCATGATAAATAAGGAGGTTGAATGTATGCCCCCCtttagatgtcaacatagccctatgttgatttcTAAAGGTAGAAAGGAGaaataaggatacacaccttcaacaccaaggagatatcctttaataaaaaatatacattaattccaagctaaagaggcataactcttataAAGTGAGGAAGTGATAGTTGTAAAAGAagtcttgcaacaagtgtaaagggatccttttgacaAATGCGTagtga
This window harbors:
- the LOC131052019 gene encoding germin-like protein 1-1; translated protein: MRNSGAVIKAVLSWVLWLSIIIAISASDPYPLQDFCVADLRKGNVTDKGIECDDPYGAGTPEFMATGQGNSTSNYGFNATAGNVEVNGFVCKDPKTVEASDFLFRGLLNPLSTAGGLGFNVIAGHVDNFPAVNTLGISLNRGEFAPGGLNPPHIHPRATEIIFVLEGTVLAGFVTTNNKLFSKQLEKGDVYVIPKGLVHFQQNVGKTQATTISALSSQLPGVQLVASALFGANPPIPQAVLAKAFNINDQQLVELLPNKSSSNAPAPAPGASHTPIISY